A region of Lycium barbarum isolate Lr01 chromosome 3, ASM1917538v2, whole genome shotgun sequence DNA encodes the following proteins:
- the LOC132630838 gene encoding uncharacterized protein LOC132630838, with the protein MADASKLRLATTVTNIKSCIPIVLDYEGSQYNNWATLFKLYCRANLVIDHILPPASPTVSSTVTEAEKIAAKALWERLDDIVRKWIYGKISNDLLNTIIHLEDTAAEAWNCLVHLFQDNKSARALALDAKFTNTKLVNFPNMKAYYTRLKVLADNLANVGHKVSDERLVLRLLRGLSEEYKHFRTMVQHRTPLPSFEVVRSMLDLEADSNGEDTIHESGSNAALISHNINSHNFSVNGQPNNSKNTSNNRGNSHNRGKKNNRGRDGGNRNNNRGGAGNGQNSGGGNRNNHQTSLPAASQHQGAPTQPWFFPPWDL; encoded by the coding sequence ATGGCTGACGCGTCCAAGTTACGTCTTGCAACTACAGTCACCAATATCAAATCCTGCATTCCTATTGTTCTTGACTATGAAGGAAGCCAATACAATAACTGGGCTACCCTCTTCAAGCTCTATTGCCGAGCGAATTTGGTAATTGATCACATCTTACCTCCTGCCTCCCCCACTGTCTCATCCACAGTAACCGAAGCTGAGAAAATTGCTGCAAAGGCTCTATGGGAACGGCTAGATGACATCGTACGGAAATGGATATATGGTAAAATATCCAATGATCTTCTCAACACAATCATTCATCTAGAGGACACCGCAGCCGAGGCCTGGAATTGCCTTGTTCATCTCTTCCAGGACAACAAATCGGCTAGGGCTCTTGCCCTTGATGCAAAATTCACGAACACCAAATTGGTGAATTTCCCGAACATGAAAGCATACTATACCAGGCTCAAGGTTCTTGCAGACAACCTCGCCAACGTCGGCCACAAAGTCTCCGACGAACGTCTGGTGCTCCGTCTTCTGCGTGGGTTATCGGAAGAATATAAGCATTTTCGAACAATGGTGCAGCACCGTACTCCTCTCCCATCTTTTGAAGTTGTGCGGTCGATGCTCGACCTTGAGGCAGACAGCAATGGCGAGGACACCATTCATGAATCAGGTTCGAATGCTGCTCTCATTTCCCACAATATTAATTCTCATAATTTCTCTGTTAATGGGCAGCCCAACAATTCTAAAAATACCTCCAATAATCGAGGAAATTCCCACAATCGTGGAAAGAAGAACAACCGCGGTCGTGACGGTGGGAACCGCAACAACAACCGTGGTGGTGCTGGGAATGGCCAAAACAGCGGCGGGGGCAACCGGAACAACCACCAGACCAGTCTGCCTGCCGCGTCGCAGCACCAAGGAGCTCCTACCCAGCCTTGGTTTTTCCCTCCTTGGGATCTTTAG